A single genomic interval of Helianthus annuus cultivar XRQ/B chromosome 6, HanXRQr2.0-SUNRISE, whole genome shotgun sequence harbors:
- the LOC110865242 gene encoding histone H2A produces the protein METTGKAKKGAAGRKAGGPRKKSVTRSVKAGLQFPVGRIGRYLKHGRYAKRVGTGAPVYLAAVLEYLAAEVLELAGNAARDNKKNRITPRHVLLAIRNDDELGKLLAGVTIAHGGVLPNINPVLLPKKSAAAAKETKSPVKPGKSPKKAA, from the exons ATGGAAACCACCGGAAAAGCTAAGAAGGGTGCTGCTGGTCGCAAAGCTGGCGGTCCAAGGAAGAAGTCCGTCACCCGCTCCGTCAAAGCCGGTCTCCAGTTTCCCGTCGGCAGAATCGGCCGTTACCTCAAACACGGCCGGTATGCAAAGCGTGTCGGTACCGGTGCTCCGGTTTACCTCGCCGCCGTCTTGGAATACCTTGCAGCTGAA GTGTTGGAATTGGCGGGAAATGCAGCTAGGGATAACAAGAAGAACAGGATAACACCGAGACATGTTTTGTTGGCGATAAGGAACGATGATGAGCTGGGGAAGCTGTTGGCCGGAGTTACGATTGCTCATGGTGGTGTTTTGCCAAACATTAACCCGGTGTTGTTGCCAAAGAAGAGTGCTGCTGCTGCCAAAGAGACTAAGTCGCCTGTTAAACCTGGAAAGTCTCCCAAGAAGGCCGCATAA